One window of the Haloarcula halobia genome contains the following:
- a CDS encoding NAD(P)/FAD-dependent oxidoreductase — MIGVVGGGIAGLAAAYRLQQRGHEVRVFEASDDLGGLAAVYETAGDPIEKFYHHLSKSEETIVELAAELGLGDDVAWRVGENAYYVDGVVHPMDTPWEILAYPHLSLYDTFRLGMLVLDVDVRGGVPSFDSYERLEDYEDVPIEEFVVEHTTRGVYDNFFEPLLDAKFGDRKDDVSAAWLLGRVKFRGERDILNGEILGYLDGGFGRLLDALVDAVGPEHVESGTRVTGLETTDGRASALTAASDDGTRTLDVDGVVVATMPNVLEDLTGYPCDIDFQGTVCSVVSMDESLLDTYWLNIADEAPFGALIEHTNFVPAERYGGEHLLYVARYVQEPTEDIWQQDDDAVRETWLAGIEDLFPDFDRESVNWVRTARNPRTAPVYERGYLDMVVPYDLGEAVAEGVYYAGMASRAQYPERSLNGAIVAGYECADRIAEQEPTAPGVEQSVGRE, encoded by the coding sequence ATGATTGGCGTCGTCGGCGGCGGCATCGCCGGACTGGCTGCGGCCTATCGGCTGCAACAGCGCGGCCACGAGGTCCGGGTGTTCGAGGCCAGCGACGACCTGGGCGGGTTGGCCGCCGTCTACGAGACGGCCGGCGATCCCATCGAGAAGTTCTACCACCACCTCTCGAAGTCCGAGGAGACCATCGTCGAACTGGCCGCGGAACTTGGCCTGGGCGACGACGTGGCGTGGCGCGTCGGGGAGAACGCCTACTACGTCGACGGCGTCGTCCACCCGATGGACACCCCCTGGGAGATCCTGGCCTACCCGCACCTCTCGCTGTACGACACGTTCCGCCTGGGGATGCTCGTCCTGGACGTCGACGTCCGGGGCGGCGTCCCCTCCTTCGACAGTTACGAGCGCCTGGAGGACTACGAGGACGTCCCCATCGAGGAGTTCGTCGTCGAGCACACGACGCGGGGGGTCTACGACAACTTCTTCGAACCGCTGCTGGACGCGAAGTTCGGCGACCGGAAAGACGACGTCAGCGCCGCGTGGCTCCTTGGCCGGGTGAAGTTCCGGGGCGAACGGGACATCCTGAACGGCGAGATCCTGGGCTATCTCGACGGCGGGTTCGGCCGCCTGCTCGACGCCCTGGTCGACGCCGTCGGCCCGGAGCACGTCGAGTCGGGGACGCGGGTCACCGGCCTCGAGACGACGGACGGCCGCGCCTCGGCCCTGACCGCAGCGAGCGACGACGGGACCCGGACCCTCGACGTCGACGGCGTCGTCGTCGCGACGATGCCGAACGTCCTCGAGGACCTGACGGGCTACCCCTGCGACATCGACTTCCAGGGGACCGTCTGCTCGGTCGTCAGCATGGACGAGTCGCTGCTTGACACCTACTGGCTCAACATCGCCGACGAGGCGCCCTTCGGCGCGCTCATCGAGCACACGAACTTCGTCCCGGCCGAGCGCTACGGCGGCGAGCACCTGCTCTACGTCGCCCGCTACGTCCAGGAGCCCACGGAGGACATCTGGCAGCAGGACGACGACGCGGTTCGCGAGACGTGGCTCGCGGGCATCGAGGACCTCTTTCCCGACTTCGACCGCGAGTCGGTCAACTGGGTCCGCACGGCGCGCAACCCCCGGACAGCGCCGGTGTACGAGCGGGGCTACCTCGACATGGTCGTCCCCTACGACCTGGGCGAGGCGGTGGCCGAGGGCGTCTACTACGCCGGGATGGCCTCCCGGGCGCAGTACCCCGAGCGGAGCCTCAACGGCGCCATCGTCGCCGGCTACGAGTGTGCCGACCGCATCGCAGAGCAGGAGCCCACCGCGCCCGGCGTCGAGCAGTCGGTCGGCCGGGAGTAG
- a CDS encoding homoserine kinase, producing MLTVRAPATSANLGSGFDVFGVALERPADIVRLSKADRTTIEVVGAGSQFIPEDPEKNTVGAVAEALEAPAHIQIDKGVRPASGLGSSAASAAAAAVGLNELYDRGYTREELVPVAAKGEAVVSGDAHDDNVAPSIMGGFTIATPDGVTQVDADIPLVACLPDIVVSTRDARRVVPEQARVEQLVETVGNAATLTTGMHRDDPELVGRGMHDTIVTPARAKLIDGYAQVREAALAAGATGVTISGAGPTVIAACHAGDQRAIASAMLDAFGDRGVDARVYQTHIGSGAELF from the coding sequence ATGCTGACCGTCCGGGCGCCGGCGACCAGCGCGAACCTCGGGAGTGGCTTCGACGTCTTCGGCGTCGCGCTGGAGCGGCCGGCGGACATCGTCCGCCTCTCGAAGGCCGACCGGACGACGATCGAGGTGGTGGGCGCGGGGAGCCAGTTCATCCCCGAGGACCCGGAGAAGAACACCGTCGGTGCCGTCGCAGAGGCCCTCGAGGCGCCCGCACACATCCAGATAGACAAGGGGGTCCGCCCGGCCTCGGGGCTCGGGTCCTCGGCCGCCAGCGCCGCCGCGGCGGCCGTCGGCCTCAACGAACTGTACGACCGGGGGTACACGCGCGAGGAACTGGTCCCCGTCGCCGCGAAGGGCGAGGCCGTCGTCTCCGGGGACGCCCACGACGACAACGTCGCGCCCTCCATCATGGGCGGGTTCACCATCGCGACGCCCGACGGCGTCACCCAGGTCGACGCGGACATCCCGCTGGTGGCCTGTCTGCCGGACATCGTCGTCTCGACGCGGGACGCCCGCCGGGTGGTCCCCGAGCAGGCCCGCGTCGAGCAACTGGTCGAGACCGTCGGGAACGCGGCGACGCTGACGACCGGGATGCACCGGGACGACCCCGAACTGGTCGGCCGGGGGATGCACGACACCATCGTGACCCCGGCACGGGCGAAGCTCATCGACGGCTACGCACAGGTCCGGGAGGCCGCGCTCGCGGCGGGCGCGACCGGCGTCACCATCTCCGGGGCCGGTCCCACCGTCATCGCGGCGTGTCACGCCGGCGACCAGCGGGCCATCGCGAGCGCGATGCTCGACGCGTTCGGCGACCGGGGTGTCGACGCCCGCGTCTACCAGACGCACATCGGGTCGGGCGCGGAGCTGTTCTGA
- a CDS encoding adenylate kinase, with protein sequence MSNPRILILGPPGAGKGTQSANIAETYGVEHITTGDALRANKDMDISDMDTEYDTPREYMEAGDLVPDAVVNAIVDEALNSADGFVLDGYPRNLEQAEELEDMTDLDVILSLEVPREELVDRLTGRRVCDDCGANFHVEFSPPEEPGVCDECGGDLIQRDDDNEESVRNRLDVFDENTAPVIAHYEDHSGFVAIDGEQAPDSVWADIRAAIDAETA encoded by the coding sequence ATGTCGAACCCGCGAATCCTGATTCTGGGCCCGCCGGGAGCGGGCAAGGGGACACAGAGCGCGAACATCGCCGAGACCTACGGCGTCGAGCACATCACGACCGGCGACGCGCTCCGCGCGAACAAGGACATGGACATCAGCGACATGGACACGGAGTACGACACCCCCCGCGAGTACATGGAGGCCGGCGACCTCGTGCCCGACGCGGTGGTCAACGCCATCGTCGACGAGGCGCTGAACTCGGCCGACGGCTTCGTGCTGGACGGCTACCCGCGCAACCTCGAACAGGCCGAGGAGCTCGAGGACATGACCGACCTCGACGTGATCCTCTCGCTCGAGGTCCCCCGCGAGGAACTGGTCGACCGCCTCACCGGCCGACGGGTGTGTGACGACTGCGGCGCGAACTTCCACGTCGAGTTCAGCCCGCCCGAGGAACCGGGCGTCTGTGACGAGTGTGGCGGCGACCTCATCCAGCGCGACGACGACAACGAGGAGTCCGTGCGCAACCGCCTGGACGTCTTCGACGAGAACACGGCGCCGGTCATCGCCCACTACGAGGACCACTCCGGATTCGTCGCTATCGACGGCGAACAGGCGCCAGACAGCGTCTGGGCGGATATCCGGGCCGCCATCGACGCCGAGACGGCCTGA
- a CDS encoding DUF106 domain-containing protein, producing MASTAPKVERLADDGEELTEALATALSVAEEKGTVTWADVSDDLTSGEWGRLIESGLLVDADGEGFVIEDPEGVRDALSESEAAPSEDDDGDGGWSTWDKLAGLATLGLFAGYSINSVRDAIGGVLDIALGPLANILPFYLVILVLAVITGANSTILQDNLMDMSGMGDHQEKMEDLKERRKKAKERDDQEALDKLEKEQMELMSDQMGMFKKQFRPMVWIMLINIPIFLWIYWMVFGPGLSGLQSPVAVLPIIGEVTTWKAGAVGPMQAWIVWYFLCSLSFTQVIRKALNVKTSPTG from the coding sequence ATGGCAAGCACCGCGCCGAAGGTAGAACGGCTCGCCGACGACGGCGAGGAGCTGACCGAGGCGCTCGCGACGGCGCTCTCGGTCGCAGAGGAGAAGGGCACAGTCACCTGGGCCGACGTCAGCGACGATCTCACGAGCGGCGAGTGGGGCCGACTCATCGAGTCGGGCCTGCTCGTCGACGCCGACGGCGAGGGGTTCGTCATCGAGGACCCGGAGGGCGTCCGCGATGCGCTCTCGGAGTCGGAGGCGGCACCCAGCGAGGACGACGACGGGGACGGGGGCTGGTCGACCTGGGACAAGCTGGCCGGCCTGGCGACGCTCGGCCTCTTTGCCGGGTACTCCATCAACTCCGTCCGGGACGCCATCGGTGGCGTCCTCGACATCGCGCTGGGGCCGCTGGCCAACATCCTCCCCTTCTATCTCGTCATCCTGGTCCTGGCGGTCATCACCGGCGCGAACTCCACCATCCTGCAGGACAACCTCATGGACATGTCCGGGATGGGCGACCACCAGGAGAAGATGGAGGACCTCAAGGAGCGCCGCAAGAAGGCCAAGGAACGCGACGACCAGGAGGCCCTGGACAAGCTCGAGAAAGAGCAGATGGAACTCATGTCCGACCAGATGGGCATGTTCAAGAAACAGTTCCGCCCGATGGTCTGGATCATGCTCATCAACATCCCCATCTTCCTGTGGATCTACTGGATGGTCTTCGGTCCCGGCCTGTCGGGCCTCCAGTCGCCCGTGGCCGTCCTGCCTATCATCGGTGAGGTCACCACCTGGAAGGCCGGCGCCGTTGGCCCGATGCAGGCCTGGATCGTCTGGTACTTCCTGTGCTCGCTCTCCTTTACCCAGGTCATCAGGAAGGCGCTGAACGTCAAGACGTCCCCGACCGGGTAG
- the cmk gene encoding (d)CMP kinase: protein MLITVSGPAGSGKSTLAKSLADALGYEHVSGGDIFRSLAEDRGMTPLELNKAAEEDDQIDRDLDRRLRNIAEERDDLVLESRLAGWMAGEYADMKLWLTAPLDVRADRIATRENKPFEQARTETRERGASEAQRYSDYYDIDFDDLSIYDLSVNTARWDPQGVLSVTLHAVESYSPDGDEGKAPIEDVRYEF from the coding sequence ATGTTGATCACAGTCTCCGGGCCGGCCGGGAGCGGCAAGAGCACGCTCGCGAAGAGCCTCGCCGACGCCCTGGGGTACGAACACGTCAGCGGCGGGGACATCTTCCGCTCGCTGGCAGAGGACCGGGGGATGACGCCCCTGGAGCTGAACAAGGCCGCCGAGGAGGACGACCAGATCGACCGTGACCTGGACCGCCGCCTGCGCAACATCGCAGAGGAGCGCGACGACCTGGTCCTCGAGTCCCGGCTGGCGGGGTGGATGGCCGGCGAGTACGCCGACATGAAACTCTGGCTCACGGCGCCACTGGACGTCCGCGCCGACCGCATCGCCACCCGGGAGAACAAGCCCTTCGAGCAGGCCCGCACGGAGACCCGCGAGCGAGGCGCCAGCGAGGCCCAGCGCTACAGCGACTACTACGACATCGACTTCGACGACCTCTCCATCTACGACCTCTCGGTGAACACGGCCCGCTGGGATCCCCAGGGCGTCCTCAGTGTCACCCTGCACGCCGTCGAGTCCTACAGCCCCGACGGCGACGAGGGCAAGGCACCCATCGAGGACGTCCGCTACGAGTTCTGA
- a CDS encoding RNA-guided pseudouridylation complex pseudouridine synthase subunit Cbf5 — protein sequence MSLRDPPDDRSPDDLLAFGVVNLDKPPGPSAHQVAGWVRDATGQERVAHGGTLDPKVTGCLPTLLGDAARMARIFDEAEKEYVAVLELHETAPADFDDVVAEFETELYQKPPRKSAVKRTLRSRRIHALDVLERADRRALLRIRCESGTYVRKLCHDLGLALGTGAHMGDLRRTATGIFDDCDLVTMHDLVDALAFAEEGDDAPLREVVQPAERALVHLPRVTIAPSAAREVANGAPVYAPGVLDVADAEVGDRTPDSDALVACYTPDGAAVCLGTLAGDPAAQSGVVVSLERVLV from the coding sequence ATGTCCCTCCGTGACCCACCTGACGACCGCTCGCCCGACGACCTGCTCGCGTTCGGCGTCGTCAACCTCGACAAGCCCCCCGGCCCCTCGGCCCACCAGGTCGCCGGGTGGGTCCGCGACGCCACCGGCCAGGAGCGGGTCGCCCACGGGGGGACCCTCGACCCGAAGGTAACCGGCTGTCTCCCCACCCTGCTGGGCGACGCCGCCCGGATGGCCCGGATCTTCGACGAGGCCGAGAAGGAGTACGTCGCCGTCCTCGAGCTCCACGAGACGGCGCCCGCGGACTTCGACGACGTCGTCGCCGAGTTCGAGACCGAGCTCTACCAGAAACCGCCCCGAAAGAGCGCGGTCAAGCGAACGCTGCGCAGCCGCCGCATCCACGCACTGGACGTACTCGAGCGTGCCGACCGCCGGGCGCTCCTGCGGATTCGCTGCGAGTCGGGCACCTACGTCCGGAAGCTGTGTCACGACCTCGGCCTGGCGCTGGGGACCGGCGCCCACATGGGCGACCTCCGGCGCACCGCGACCGGGATCTTCGACGACTGCGACCTGGTGACGATGCACGACCTGGTCGACGCGCTGGCGTTCGCCGAGGAGGGCGACGACGCGCCCCTGCGTGAGGTCGTCCAGCCCGCCGAACGGGCGCTCGTGCACCTCCCTCGTGTGACCATCGCCCCGAGCGCCGCCCGCGAAGTCGCCAACGGCGCGCCCGTCTACGCCCCGGGCGTCCTCGACGTCGCCGACGCCGAGGTCGGCGACCGCACGCCCGACAGCGACGCGCTGGTGGCCTGTTACACCCCGGACGGAGCAGCCGTCTGTCTGGGGACGCTCGCGGGCGACCCGGCGGCCCAGTCGGGCGTCGTCGTGTCACTCGAGCGGGTGCTCGTATAG
- a CDS encoding mandelate racemase/muconate lactonizing enzyme family protein — protein sequence MEVREVDSFAISIPLEEPVAFATRVVEERDHAIVRIRTEDGLEGVGYTLGYGGAGIVADTVAELLAPMVEGEDPRDTTRLWREMFDGTVQIGRKGVVLRAISIVDTALWDIKAKAAGMPLYKLLGGSNERIPAYASGGYYRDEKGLDGLRDEMERYVERGHDAVKMKVGREPIEREVERVAAVRDAVGPHRTLLMDANGKWDTKQEAVRACRAFAEYDPYWIEEPVMPDSVELMAEVNDALSYPVVSGELEFSRYGFADLLREGAIEIVQPDVSVVGGVTEWLRVANTAASHDVPVAPHYNWDLHVQLLGAIENGLWAEYFYRDSDVKAFDDVLENPMEPEDGDLVVPDRPGHGVTFDETALESYRLDR from the coding sequence ATGGAAGTCCGCGAAGTCGACAGTTTCGCGATATCGATCCCGCTCGAGGAACCGGTGGCCTTCGCGACCCGCGTCGTGGAGGAACGTGACCACGCTATCGTCCGCATCCGTACCGAGGACGGCCTCGAAGGCGTCGGCTACACCCTCGGGTACGGCGGCGCCGGTATCGTCGCCGACACAGTGGCGGAACTGCTCGCCCCGATGGTCGAGGGCGAGGACCCACGCGACACGACGCGCCTCTGGCGGGAGATGTTCGACGGGACCGTCCAGATCGGCCGTAAAGGCGTCGTGTTGCGGGCGATCTCGATCGTCGACACCGCGCTCTGGGACATCAAGGCGAAAGCCGCGGGGATGCCCCTCTACAAACTGCTGGGCGGGAGCAACGAGCGGATCCCCGCCTACGCCAGCGGCGGCTACTACCGCGACGAGAAGGGACTGGACGGCCTCCGGGACGAGATGGAGCGGTACGTCGAGCGCGGCCACGACGCGGTGAAGATGAAAGTCGGGCGCGAACCAATCGAACGCGAGGTCGAACGCGTCGCGGCCGTCCGCGACGCCGTCGGTCCCCACCGCACGCTCCTGATGGACGCCAACGGCAAGTGGGACACCAAACAGGAGGCGGTGCGGGCCTGTCGGGCCTTCGCCGAGTACGACCCCTACTGGATCGAGGAACCGGTGATGCCTGACAGCGTCGAACTCATGGCCGAGGTCAACGACGCTCTCTCCTACCCCGTGGTCTCGGGCGAACTGGAGTTCTCCCGGTACGGCTTCGCCGACCTCCTCCGGGAGGGCGCCATCGAGATCGTCCAGCCGGACGTCTCCGTGGTGGGCGGGGTCACCGAGTGGCTCCGGGTCGCCAACACCGCCGCGAGTCACGACGTCCCGGTGGCCCCACACTACAACTGGGACCTCCACGTGCAGTTGCTCGGCGCGATCGAGAACGGACTGTGGGCGGAGTACTTCTACCGCGACTCGGACGTGAAGGCGTTCGACGACGTGCTCGAAAACCCCATGGAACCCGAGGACGGCGACCTCGTCGTCCCCGACCGGCCGGGCCACGGGGTGACCTTCGACGAGACCGCACTGGAGTCGTACCGGCTCGACCGCTGA
- a CDS encoding molybdopterin-binding protein has translation MVDFQSRDTRRGLGGRDDEEDVAEDSTDESDAPDAEESGDPTEDDETEADETAADQSDPLTAEEAGATRSTEDDETEADETAADQSDPLTAEEAGATRSTEDDETEADETAADQSEATTAEEDGPATEGTERDSAEGAGDTEQTERSAQRGRASNAGQPAPSGPVGNKSAHPQQGASTRSQSRSSGVDAAVVTIGTAGDEGDPTGEKIVAALERAGHAVTARERLRGDLDGVQQSVDALVGRDDVDVVVTAGGTGIRSDEVAIEAVHPLLEKALPGFGEAFRTLLFEHIGTGIVAVRTTAGIAESTPVFCLPGDQEAAALGVEEIVAAEAGELVAYLRAE, from the coding sequence ATGGTCGATTTCCAGTCCCGCGACACGCGCCGGGGACTCGGCGGGCGCGACGACGAAGAGGACGTGGCCGAGGATTCGACGGACGAGAGCGACGCCCCGGACGCCGAGGAATCGGGCGACCCGACCGAGGACGACGAGACGGAAGCCGACGAGACGGCGGCCGATCAGTCGGACCCCCTGACGGCCGAGGAGGCAGGGGCCACCCGGTCGACCGAGGACGACGAGACGGAAGCCGACGAGACGGCGGCCGATCAGTCGGACCCCCTGACGGCCGAGGAGGCAGGGGCCACCCGGTCGACCGAGGACGACGAGACGGAAGCCGACGAGACGGCGGCCGATCAGTCGGAGGCGACGACGGCCGAGGAGGACGGACCGGCGACGGAGGGGACCGAACGGGACAGCGCGGAGGGGGCAGGCGACACAGAACAGACCGAGCGGTCGGCCCAGCGGGGCCGAGCGTCGAACGCCGGCCAGCCAGCGCCGTCGGGCCCGGTGGGGAACAAGTCGGCGCACCCACAGCAGGGTGCGTCGACCCGGTCCCAGTCCCGGTCGTCGGGCGTCGACGCGGCGGTCGTCACCATCGGCACCGCCGGCGACGAGGGCGACCCCACGGGTGAGAAGATCGTCGCGGCGCTCGAACGGGCCGGGCACGCGGTCACCGCCCGCGAGCGCCTTCGGGGCGACCTAGACGGCGTGCAGCAGTCTGTCGACGCGCTCGTCGGCCGTGACGACGTCGACGTCGTGGTCACGGCGGGCGGGACCGGCATCCGGAGCGACGAGGTGGCCATCGAGGCGGTCCACCCCCTGCTGGAGAAGGCGCTGCCGGGCTTTGGCGAGGCGTTTCGCACGCTCCTGTTCGAGCACATCGGGACCGGCATCGTCGCGGTGCGGACGACCGCCGGCATCGCGGAGTCGACACCGGTGTTCTGTCTGCCCGGCGACCAGGAGGCCGCTGCGCTCGGCGTCGAGGAGATCGTCGCGGCCGAGGCGGGCGAGCTGGTCGCTTACCTGCGAGCCGAGTAG
- a CDS encoding aldo/keto reductase: protein MEEIQVQGASVPALGLGTWQLTGRACRETVATALEMGYRHVDTAQAYGNERQVGRGIEDAAVDRDDLFLVTKLDVRNRTPERVRRSTRQSLERLGTDYLDLLLIHQPNVPLVASLADTLGAMNELVEDGLVRHVGVSNFPRSMLRRARETSSAPILTDQVQYHPYWDQRDLLTYCRVHDVLLTAYSPLARGGVLDDPVLVTIGNRYDKTPAQVALRWLVQQAGVATIPKASSREHLAENLAVFDFELTDAEMARIRNPNRLKTGYHFLRSQLPI, encoded by the coding sequence ATGGAGGAGATTCAGGTCCAGGGCGCCTCGGTCCCCGCGCTCGGACTGGGAACCTGGCAGCTGACCGGCCGGGCGTGCCGGGAGACGGTCGCGACGGCACTCGAGATGGGGTATCGGCACGTCGACACCGCGCAGGCCTACGGCAACGAGCGGCAGGTCGGTCGCGGCATCGAGGACGCCGCCGTCGACCGCGACGACCTCTTTCTCGTGACGAAACTCGACGTGCGAAACCGCACTCCCGAACGCGTCCGCCGGTCGACCCGGCAGAGCCTCGAGCGCCTCGGTACCGACTACCTGGACCTGTTGCTCATCCACCAGCCGAACGTGCCGCTCGTGGCCTCGCTGGCCGACACGCTGGGGGCGATGAACGAGCTCGTCGAGGATGGCCTCGTCCGGCACGTCGGCGTCAGCAACTTCCCGCGGTCGATGCTCCGGCGGGCCCGCGAGACCTCGAGCGCGCCCATCCTCACCGACCAGGTGCAGTACCACCCCTACTGGGACCAGCGGGATCTGCTGACCTACTGTCGCGTCCACGACGTCCTGCTGACCGCGTACAGCCCGCTGGCCCGTGGGGGCGTCCTCGACGACCCGGTGCTCGTCACCATCGGCAACCGCTACGACAAGACCCCGGCACAGGTCGCGCTCCGGTGGCTCGTCCAGCAGGCGGGCGTGGCGACCATCCCGAAGGCCTCGAGTCGCGAGCACCTGGCGGAGAACCTCGCGGTCTTCGACTTCGAGCTGACCGACGCGGAGATGGCGCGCATCCGGAACCCGAACCGGCTGAAGACGGGGTATCACTTCCTGCGCTCGCAGTTGCCCATCTGA
- the hmgA gene encoding hydroxymethylglutaryl-CoA reductase (NADPH): MTDSEAVALAERVREGELRLYELEAHADAGTAAAARRHLLAEETGADLETVGAYAFEAADAEPNIENMVGAAQVPMGVVGPLPVDGGAASGDHHLPLATTEGALVASVNRGVSAIRNAGGATARVLKSGMTRAPVFRVEDVAEAGAVSAWVREHVDDLAAAAEATTSHGELQDVTPYVVGDNVFLRFSYDTKDAMGMNMATIATEAACEVVEAETPADLVALSGNLCSDKKPAAINAVEGRGRTVAADVLIPHEQVEERLDTTTAAIAEANTRKNLVGSAKAGALGFNAHAANVVAAAFLALGQDAAQVVEGSNAITTVDAREAGLYASVTLASLEVGTVGGGTSLPTQSEALDVLGYAGGGDPPGSNADAVAEVIAAGALAGELSLLAALSSRHLSSAHAELGR, translated from the coding sequence ATGACCGATTCCGAGGCCGTCGCGCTCGCCGAGCGGGTCCGCGAGGGCGAGTTGCGACTGTACGAACTCGAGGCGCACGCCGACGCCGGGACGGCCGCGGCCGCACGCCGCCACCTGCTGGCCGAGGAGACGGGCGCCGACCTCGAGACGGTCGGCGCGTACGCCTTCGAGGCCGCCGACGCCGAACCGAACATCGAGAACATGGTCGGGGCCGCCCAGGTTCCGATGGGCGTCGTCGGCCCCCTGCCCGTCGACGGCGGGGCCGCGTCGGGCGACCACCACCTCCCGCTGGCGACCACCGAAGGCGCGCTGGTCGCCTCGGTCAACCGCGGCGTCTCCGCGATTCGGAACGCCGGCGGGGCCACCGCCCGCGTGCTCAAGTCCGGGATGACCCGCGCGCCTGTCTTCCGGGTCGAGGACGTCGCCGAGGCCGGCGCCGTGTCGGCCTGGGTTCGCGAACACGTCGACGACCTGGCCGCGGCCGCCGAGGCGACGACCAGCCACGGCGAGTTGCAGGACGTGACCCCCTACGTCGTCGGCGACAACGTCTTCCTGCGCTTCTCCTACGACACCAAGGACGCGATGGGGATGAACATGGCCACCATCGCCACCGAGGCCGCCTGTGAGGTCGTCGAAGCGGAGACGCCCGCGGACCTCGTGGCGCTGTCGGGTAACCTCTGTTCGGACAAGAAACCCGCCGCCATCAACGCCGTCGAGGGCCGGGGCCGGACCGTCGCCGCCGACGTGCTGATCCCACACGAACAGGTCGAGGAGCGCCTCGATACGACGACGGCGGCCATCGCCGAGGCCAACACCCGCAAGAACCTCGTCGGGTCCGCGAAGGCCGGCGCGCTCGGATTCAACGCCCACGCCGCCAACGTCGTCGCCGCCGCCTTCCTCGCGCTGGGCCAGGACGCCGCCCAGGTCGTCGAGGGGAGCAACGCCATCACCACCGTCGACGCCCGCGAGGCGGGACTGTACGCCTCCGTGACCCTCGCCTCGCTGGAGGTCGGCACCGTCGGGGGCGGAACGAGTCTCCCCACGCAGTCCGAGGCGCTGGACGTGCTGGGCTACGCCGGCGGGGGCGACCCGCCCGGGAGCAACGCCGACGCCGTCGCCGAGGTCATCGCCGCCGGCGCGCTGGCGGGCGAGCTCTCCCTGCTCGCGGCGCTGTCCTCGCGGCACCTCTCGTCGGCCCACGCGGAACTGGGCCGCTGA
- a CDS encoding DUF5817 domain-containing protein, translated as MYAVVGCSECSALWVVEGRPETTRCPRCGTRKQHAKRRKFVETDDEAHAREVRASMLANRQGEGDAFAELDSYAELDRQAESSGVDDETYLESSGIDSEAVAAAGERAERGARSGSSRKETVRAALRALEDPTEDDVVAYASERDVPADYTRAALEKLRRAGKITETGGTYRLL; from the coding sequence ATGTACGCGGTGGTCGGCTGTAGCGAGTGCAGCGCACTCTGGGTCGTCGAGGGACGCCCGGAGACGACCCGGTGCCCCCGGTGTGGGACGCGCAAGCAACACGCCAAGCGCCGGAAGTTCGTCGAGACGGACGACGAGGCCCACGCCCGCGAGGTCCGGGCCTCGATGCTGGCCAACCGACAGGGCGAGGGCGACGCGTTCGCGGAGCTGGACTCCTACGCCGAACTCGACCGCCAGGCCGAGTCGTCGGGCGTCGACGACGAGACGTACCTCGAGTCCTCGGGCATCGACAGCGAGGCCGTCGCCGCCGCCGGCGAGCGCGCCGAACGGGGCGCACGAAGCGGGTCGAGCCGCAAGGAGACGGTCCGTGCGGCCCTGCGAGCGCTCGAGGACCCGACCGAAGACGACGTGGTCGCCTACGCCAGCGAGCGCGACGTCCCGGCCGACTACACCCGCGCCGCGCTCGAGAAACTCCGCCGGGCGGGTAAGATCACGGAGACGGGCGGGACCTACCGCCTGCTATGA
- a CDS encoding cupin domain-containing protein — protein MEEVPQAATETVEVVDGVHLTEMAAGERMSVQHFHFESGAVIPEHSHDHEQVGFVVRGTFTFVADGEEYVIGPGDSYVVSGGEPHRAENRTDEPVTGIDVFSPPRVDVDWQAG, from the coding sequence ATGGAAGAGGTCCCCCAGGCGGCAACCGAGACAGTCGAAGTCGTCGACGGCGTCCACCTGACGGAGATGGCGGCCGGCGAGCGCATGAGCGTCCAGCACTTCCACTTCGAGTCGGGCGCGGTCATCCCGGAGCACAGCCACGACCACGAACAGGTGGGTTTCGTCGTCCGCGGCACGTTCACCTTCGTCGCCGACGGCGAGGAGTACGTCATCGGCCCCGGCGACTCATACGTCGTGTCCGGCGGCGAACCCCACCGCGCGGAGAACCGCACCGACGAACCGGTGACCGGTATCGACGTGTTCAGCCCGCCGCGGGTCGACGTGGACTGGCAGGCGGGGTAA